One genomic segment of Lysobacter sp. 5GHs7-4 includes these proteins:
- the rplN gene encoding 50S ribosomal protein L14, translating into MIQMQSYLAVADNSGAKEVMCIKVLGGSKRRYAHIGDIIKVTVKDAIPRGKVKKGDVYDAVVVRTRKGVRRPDGSLIRFDGNAAVLLNNKHEPIGTRIFGPVTRELRSEKFMKIVSLAPEVL; encoded by the coding sequence ATGATCCAGATGCAAAGCTACCTCGCCGTGGCCGACAACTCCGGTGCTAAAGAAGTGATGTGCATCAAGGTGCTCGGCGGCTCCAAGCGCCGTTACGCGCACATTGGCGACATCATCAAGGTCACCGTCAAGGACGCGATTCCGCGTGGCAAGGTCAAGAAGGGCGACGTCTACGACGCCGTCGTGGTCCGCACCCGCAAGGGCGTTCGCCGCCCGGACGGTTCGCTGATCCGCTTCGATGGCAACGCCGCGGTGTTGCTCAACAACAAGCATGAGCCGATCGGCACCCGTATCTTCGGGCCCGTGACTCGCGAGCTGCGCTCGGAGAAGTTCATGAAGATCGTCTCGCTCGCGCCTGAAGTGCTCTGA
- the rplW gene encoding 50S ribosomal protein L23 has translation MNDAKLYSIIRAPRVSEKTARLQEVSNQYVFEVATDATKADIKVAVEKLFDVKVEAVNVVNVKGKNKAFKFRMGRRGDWRKAYVKLAAGQSIDVIAKP, from the coding sequence ATGAACGACGCCAAGCTCTACAGCATCATCCGTGCGCCGCGCGTGTCCGAGAAGACCGCGCGTCTGCAGGAAGTTTCCAACCAATACGTCTTCGAAGTCGCGACGGACGCTACCAAGGCCGACATCAAGGTCGCCGTGGAAAAGCTGTTCGACGTTAAGGTCGAGGCGGTGAATGTGGTCAACGTGAAGGGCAAGAACAAGGCCTTCAAGTTCCGCATGGGCCGTCGCGGCGACTGGCGCAAGGCGTACGTGAAGCTGGCCGCTGGCCAGTCGATCGACGTGATTGCCAAGCCCTGA
- the rplX gene encoding 50S ribosomal protein L24, whose product MNRIKKGDQVIVTAGKDKGKKGDVVRVLGDKVVVANINVVKRHTKPNPQANQPGGVIEREAPIHISNVMLFNPATGKGERIGFKVLEDGRKLRVFRSSGEAVDA is encoded by the coding sequence ATGAACCGTATCAAGAAGGGCGATCAGGTGATCGTCACCGCCGGTAAGGACAAGGGCAAGAAGGGCGACGTCGTGCGCGTGCTCGGCGACAAGGTCGTCGTGGCGAACATCAACGTCGTCAAGCGCCACACCAAACCGAATCCGCAGGCCAACCAGCCGGGCGGCGTGATCGAGCGCGAAGCGCCGATTCACATTTCCAACGTCATGCTGTTCAACCCGGCCACCGGCAAGGGCGAACGCATCGGTTTCAAGGTGCTGGAGGATGGACGCAAACTGCGTGTGTTCCGCTCCAGCGGTGAGGCGGTTGACGCCTGA
- the rplC gene encoding 50S ribosomal protein L3 has protein sequence MTAKKYSLGIVGRKAGMSRVFLADGKSVPVTLIEATPNRITQIKTTDTDGYSAVQVTVGVRRAALVNKPEAGHLAKAKVEAGRGLWELRVEADQIGAFEVGGEIKADIFSEGQIVDVQGITKGKGFQGTIKRWNFRMGDATHGNSLSHRSPGSIGQRQTPGRVFPGKKMSGHMGAVQQSTQGLEVVKVDAERGLIAIKGAVPGAPGGDVIVRPTSKGA, from the coding sequence ATGACCGCGAAGAAATATTCGTTGGGCATCGTCGGCCGTAAGGCCGGCATGAGCCGCGTCTTCCTCGCCGACGGTAAGTCGGTGCCGGTGACGCTGATCGAAGCCACTCCGAACCGTATCACCCAGATCAAGACCACCGACACCGACGGCTACAGCGCCGTGCAGGTGACGGTCGGCGTGCGCCGCGCCGCGCTCGTCAACAAGCCGGAAGCCGGTCACCTCGCCAAGGCGAAGGTCGAAGCCGGTCGCGGCCTGTGGGAGCTGCGCGTGGAAGCCGACCAGATCGGCGCTTTCGAAGTGGGCGGCGAGATCAAGGCCGACATCTTCTCCGAAGGCCAGATCGTCGACGTCCAGGGCATCACCAAGGGCAAGGGCTTCCAGGGCACGATCAAGCGCTGGAACTTCCGCATGGGCGACGCGACGCACGGTAACTCGCTGTCGCACCGCTCGCCGGGTTCGATCGGCCAGCGCCAGACGCCGGGTCGCGTTTTCCCGGGCAAGAAGATGTCCGGTCACATGGGCGCCGTCCAGCAGAGCACGCAGGGCCTGGAAGTGGTCAAGGTCGACGCCGAGCGCGGCCTGATCGCCATCAAGGGCGCCGTGCCGGGCGCGCCGGGCGGCGACGTGATCGTCCGTCCGACGAGCAAGGGAGCATAA
- the rplV gene encoding 50S ribosomal protein L22 produces the protein MEAKAILRTARISPQKARLVADQVRGLSAERAVNLLKFSDKKAAALIRKVVESAIANAENNQGADVDELKVKTIMVDEGPALKRFMARAKGRGTRILKRTSHITVVVGAGK, from the coding sequence ATGGAAGCGAAAGCCATCCTGCGCACCGCGCGCATCTCCCCGCAGAAAGCCCGCCTGGTCGCCGACCAGGTGCGCGGTCTGTCCGCCGAACGCGCCGTCAACCTGCTGAAGTTCTCGGATAAGAAGGCAGCTGCACTGATCCGCAAGGTCGTGGAGTCCGCCATCGCCAACGCCGAGAACAACCAGGGCGCCGACGTCGACGAGCTCAAGGTCAAGACCATCATGGTGGACGAGGGTCCCGCACTGAAGCGCTTCATGGCGCGTGCGAAGGGCCGCGGCACCCGCATCCTCAAGCGCACCAGCCACATCACTGTGGTTGTGGGCGCGGGCAAGTAA
- the rplB gene encoding 50S ribosomal protein L2: MALMTFKPTSPGRRSAVRVVTPGLHKGAPHAALVEKQSKSGGRNHHGRITTRHIGGGHKQHYRIIDFKRDKVGIPARVERIEYDPNRTAHIALLCYVDGERRYIIAPKGLKDGDQVIAGRDAPIRVGNTLPLSNIPVGTTVCCVEMKPGKGAQLARAAGASAYLVAREQGYATLRLRSGEMRKVPVECGATIGEVGNDEHSLEKLGKAGAKRWRGIKPTVRGAAMNPVDHPHGGGEAKAGQGNPHPVTPWGVPTKGYKTRKNKRTQQFIVRDRRS; the protein is encoded by the coding sequence ATGGCATTGATGACTTTCAAGCCCACTTCCCCCGGCCGCCGCAGCGCGGTCCGCGTGGTGACGCCGGGCCTGCATAAGGGCGCGCCGCACGCGGCGTTGGTCGAGAAGCAGAGCAAGAGCGGCGGCCGTAACCACCACGGTCGCATCACCACCCGTCACATCGGCGGTGGCCACAAGCAGCATTACCGCATCATCGACTTCAAGCGCGACAAGGTCGGCATCCCCGCCCGCGTCGAGCGGATCGAATACGATCCCAACCGCACCGCGCACATCGCGCTGCTGTGCTACGTCGATGGCGAGCGTCGTTACATCATCGCCCCCAAGGGCCTGAAGGACGGCGATCAGGTGATCGCTGGCCGCGACGCTCCGATCCGCGTCGGCAACACCCTTCCGCTGAGCAACATCCCGGTCGGCACCACCGTGTGCTGCGTCGAGATGAAGCCGGGCAAGGGCGCCCAGCTGGCCCGCGCGGCCGGCGCCAGCGCCTACCTGGTCGCTCGCGAGCAGGGCTACGCCACGCTGCGTCTTCGCTCCGGCGAAATGCGCAAGGTGCCGGTCGAATGCGGCGCCACGATCGGCGAAGTCGGCAACGACGAACACAGCCTCGAGAAGCTCGGCAAGGCCGGCGCCAAGCGCTGGCGCGGTATCAAGCCGACCGTCCGCGGCGCGGCCATGAACCCGGTCGACCATCCGCACGGCGGTGGTGAGGCCAAGGCTGGCCAGGGCAACCCGCATCCGGTCACGCCGTGGGGCGTGCCGACCAAGGGTTACAAGACGCGTAAGAACAAGCGTACGCAGCAGTTCATCGTTCGCGATCGCAGGAGCTAA
- the rpsQ gene encoding 30S ribosomal protein S17, whose protein sequence is MTDNNTEKALRTVEGRVVSNKMDKTVTVLVERQVKHALYGKYIRRSTKLHAHDAENACKEGDIVRVKEIAPMSKTKNWSVVEIVSRVAE, encoded by the coding sequence ATGACCGACAACAACACAGAGAAGGCGCTGCGCACGGTTGAAGGCCGGGTCGTCAGCAACAAGATGGACAAGACCGTCACCGTGCTCGTCGAGCGTCAGGTCAAGCACGCGCTGTACGGCAAGTACATCCGCCGCTCGACCAAGCTCCATGCCCACGACGCCGAGAACGCCTGCAAAGAAGGCGACATCGTGCGGGTGAAGGAAATTGCGCCGATGTCGAAGACCAAGAACTGGAGCGTGGTTGAGATCGTCAGCCGCGTGGCCGAATAA
- the rpmD gene encoding 50S ribosomal protein L30, whose product MAKAANKPVEGGTVTVRLVKGLRGCQSRHRLSVKALGLNKLNDVRTLKDSPQVRGLINTVHYLVQVEG is encoded by the coding sequence ATGGCTAAGGCTGCTAACAAGCCGGTCGAAGGCGGCACCGTCACGGTGCGCCTCGTCAAGGGTCTGCGTGGCTGCCAGTCGCGTCACCGCCTGTCGGTGAAGGCGCTGGGCCTGAACAAGCTCAACGACGTGCGGACGCTGAAGGACAGCCCGCAGGTTCGTGGCCTGATCAACACGGTCCACTACCTGGTTCAGGTCGAGGGCTAA
- the rplP gene encoding 50S ribosomal protein L16, with the protein MLQPKRTKYRKVHKGRNEGLSWNGNAVSFGEYGLKATAHGQLTARQIEAARRSISRYVKRGGKMWIRVFPDKPITKKPIEVRMGSGKGNVEYWVAQIQPGRMIYEIEGVAEDVAREAFRLAAAKLSVTTTFVTRTVR; encoded by the coding sequence ATGTTGCAACCCAAGCGAACCAAGTACCGCAAGGTACACAAGGGCCGCAATGAGGGCCTGAGCTGGAACGGCAATGCCGTCAGCTTCGGCGAATACGGCCTCAAGGCGACCGCGCACGGTCAGCTGACCGCGCGTCAGATCGAAGCGGCCCGCCGCTCGATCAGCCGCTACGTCAAGCGCGGCGGCAAGATGTGGATCCGCGTGTTCCCGGACAAGCCGATCACCAAGAAGCCGATCGAAGTCCGAATGGGCTCCGGTAAGGGCAACGTCGAGTACTGGGTCGCTCAGATCCAGCCCGGTCGCATGATTTACGAGATCGAGGGTGTTGCCGAGGACGTCGCGCGCGAAGCGTTCCGTCTGGCCGCCGCCAAGCTCTCGGTGACCACCACTTTCGTTACCCGGACGGTGCGCTAA
- the rplF gene encoding 50S ribosomal protein L6 — MSRVAKKPIALPKGVELNVQADQVSAKGPKGTLSIAKPAAINLQIENGEAVFTTEDAALIPLTGTLRAILANMVKGVSEGFERKLELVGVGYRASMQGQDLNLALGFSHPVLFKAPEGITIATPTQTEILVQGADKQRVGEVAAKIRGFRPPEPYKGKGVKYAGEVIIRKEAKKA; from the coding sequence ATGTCCCGAGTTGCCAAGAAGCCGATCGCCCTGCCGAAGGGCGTCGAACTGAACGTGCAGGCTGACCAGGTCAGCGCCAAGGGCCCGAAGGGCACCCTGTCGATCGCCAAGCCGGCCGCCATCAACCTGCAGATCGAAAACGGCGAAGCCGTGTTCACCACCGAAGACGCTGCGCTGATCCCGCTCACGGGCACCCTGCGCGCGATCCTCGCGAACATGGTCAAGGGCGTCTCCGAAGGCTTCGAGCGCAAGCTCGAGCTGGTCGGCGTCGGCTACCGCGCCTCGATGCAGGGCCAGGACCTGAACCTGGCGCTGGGTTTCTCGCACCCGGTGCTGTTCAAGGCGCCGGAAGGCATCACCATCGCCACCCCGACCCAGACCGAGATCCTGGTCCAGGGCGCGGACAAGCAGCGCGTCGGTGAAGTCGCCGCCAAGATTCGCGGTTTCCGTCCGCCGGAGCCCTACAAGGGCAAGGGCGTGAAGTACGCCGGCGAAGTCATCATCCGCAAGGAAGCCAAGAAGGCCTAA
- the rplE gene encoding 50S ribosomal protein L5 has translation MTTRLEEFYKKEVVPALTEKFGYKNPMEVPRLSKITLNMGVGEAATNKKILENAVADMTKISGQKPIVTKTRVSVASFKIRDGWPIGAKVTLRRAKMYEFMDRLINISLPRVRDFRGVSGRSFDGRGNYNMGVKEQIIFPEIDFDQVDALRGMDIAITTTAKTDAEAKALLEAFRFPFRN, from the coding sequence ATGACCACCCGGCTCGAAGAGTTCTACAAGAAAGAAGTGGTTCCTGCCCTGACCGAGAAGTTCGGTTACAAGAACCCGATGGAAGTGCCGCGCCTGAGCAAGATCACGCTGAACATGGGCGTGGGCGAGGCTGCGACCAACAAGAAGATCCTGGAAAATGCCGTTGCCGACATGACCAAGATCTCCGGCCAGAAGCCGATCGTGACGAAGACCCGCGTGTCGGTGGCTTCGTTCAAGATCCGCGACGGCTGGCCGATCGGCGCCAAGGTCACCCTGCGCCGCGCGAAGATGTACGAGTTCATGGACCGCCTGATCAACATCTCGCTGCCGCGCGTGCGCGACTTCCGCGGTGTCTCGGGTCGTTCGTTCGACGGCCGTGGCAACTACAACATGGGCGTCAAGGAACAGATCATCTTCCCGGAAATCGATTTCGACCAGGTCGACGCGCTGCGCGGCATGGACATCGCGATCACCACGACCGCGAAGACCGATGCCGAGGCCAAGGCCCTGCTCGAAGCCTTCCGCTTCCCGTTCCGCAACTGA
- the rpsN gene encoding 30S ribosomal protein S14: MAKSSMINRDIKRTKLVKKFAGKRDALKKIVSSETASYEEKLEAAVKLQKLPRDSSPSRQRNRCALTGRSRGVYQKFGLGRNKLREATMRGDVPGLRKASW, encoded by the coding sequence ATGGCTAAGTCCTCCATGATCAACCGCGACATCAAGCGGACCAAGCTGGTGAAGAAGTTCGCCGGCAAGCGTGATGCGCTGAAGAAGATCGTTTCCAGCGAGACCGCCTCCTACGAGGAAAAGCTGGAAGCCGCCGTCAAGCTGCAGAAGCTGCCGCGCGACTCCTCGCCGAGCCGCCAGCGCAACCGCTGCGCCCTGACCGGCCGCTCGCGCGGCGTCTACCAGAAGTTCGGCCTGGGCCGCAACAAGCTGCGTGAAGCCACCATGCGCGGCGACGTGCCTGGTCTTCGCAAGGCAAGCTGGTAA
- the rpsC gene encoding 30S ribosomal protein S3 — protein MGHKVHPTGIRLGISKDWNSKWFAGKKQYAEYLAADLKVREMLRKKLAQAGISKIFIERPANNARVTIHTARPGVVIGKRGEDIEKLRKEVSTLMGVPAHINVTEVRKPELDAQLVAESIAQQLERRIMFRRAMKRAVGNAMRLGALGIKVNVAGRLNGAEIARSEWYREGRVPLHTLRADIDYGFAEAKTTYGIIGIKVWVYRGEIFDFTQVGQEKQDDSPRSDRGDRGDRGDRNDRPGRPAREQR, from the coding sequence ATGGGTCATAAAGTTCATCCGACCGGTATCCGCCTTGGTATCTCCAAGGACTGGAACTCCAAGTGGTTCGCCGGCAAGAAGCAGTACGCCGAGTACCTGGCTGCCGACCTCAAGGTCCGCGAGATGCTTCGCAAGAAGCTCGCGCAGGCCGGTATCTCGAAGATCTTCATCGAGCGTCCGGCCAACAACGCCCGCGTCACGATCCACACCGCCCGTCCGGGCGTGGTGATCGGCAAGCGCGGCGAGGACATCGAGAAGCTGCGTAAGGAAGTCAGCACGCTGATGGGCGTTCCGGCGCACATCAACGTGACCGAGGTCCGCAAGCCGGAACTCGACGCGCAGCTGGTCGCCGAGTCGATCGCGCAGCAGCTCGAGCGCCGCATCATGTTCCGCCGCGCGATGAAGCGCGCTGTCGGCAACGCGATGCGCCTGGGTGCCCTGGGCATCAAGGTCAACGTCGCCGGCCGTCTCAACGGCGCCGAGATCGCGCGTTCGGAGTGGTACCGCGAAGGCCGCGTGCCTCTGCACACCCTGCGCGCCGACATCGACTACGGCTTCGCTGAAGCCAAGACGACGTACGGCATCATCGGCATCAAAGTCTGGGTCTACCGCGGCGAAATCTTCGATTTCACCCAGGTCGGCCAGGAAAAGCAGGACGATTCGCCGCGCAGCGATCGTGGTGACCGCGGCGACCGCGGCGACCGTAACGACCGCCCGGGCCGTCCTGCCCGCGAACAGAGGTAA
- the rpsJ gene encoding 30S ribosomal protein S10, whose translation MADQKIRIRLKAYDHRLIDRSASEIVETAKRTGAQVRGPIPLPTKIERYTVLVSPHVDKDARDQYETRTHKRVLDIVDPNDKTVDALMKLELAAGVDVQIKLT comes from the coding sequence ATGGCGGACCAAAAGATCCGGATTCGGCTGAAGGCGTACGATCATCGTTTGATCGACCGCTCGGCCAGCGAGATCGTCGAGACGGCTAAGCGGACCGGCGCGCAAGTGCGCGGCCCGATCCCGCTGCCGACCAAGATCGAGCGCTACACCGTTCTGGTTTCCCCGCACGTCGATAAGGACGCGCGTGACCAGTACGAAACCCGCACGCACAAGCGCGTGCTCGACATCGTCGACCCCAACGACAAGACCGTGGACGCGCTGATGAAGCTCGAACTCGCGGCTGGCGTCGACGTGCAGATCAAGCTGACCTGA
- the rplD gene encoding 50S ribosomal protein L4 produces the protein MELAINGSDKKLSVSDAIFDREFSEDLVHQVVVAYRNAGRAGTKAQKTRSEVNGTTKKSKKQKGGGARHGALTAPIFVGGGVTFAAKPRSFAQKVNRKMYRAAMAAILSELNRQGRITVVETLDVDSPKTSGMVAKLKSLEMGRRPLLVTEEASENLYLSARNLPYVEVRDVQGLDPVALVGADSIVFTTDAVKKIEEWLA, from the coding sequence ATGGAACTTGCCATCAACGGTAGCGACAAGAAGCTGTCGGTTTCCGACGCCATCTTCGATCGCGAATTCAGCGAAGACCTGGTCCACCAGGTCGTTGTGGCTTACCGCAACGCGGGCCGCGCCGGCACCAAGGCGCAGAAGACGCGTTCGGAAGTCAACGGCACCACCAAGAAGTCGAAGAAGCAGAAGGGCGGCGGTGCGCGTCACGGCGCGCTGACGGCTCCGATCTTCGTCGGCGGCGGCGTGACCTTCGCGGCCAAGCCGCGCAGCTTCGCGCAGAAGGTCAACCGCAAGATGTACCGCGCAGCGATGGCTGCGATCCTGTCGGAGTTGAACCGTCAGGGCCGCATCACCGTCGTGGAGACGCTGGACGTCGACTCGCCGAAGACCTCGGGCATGGTCGCCAAGCTCAAGTCGCTTGAGATGGGCCGTCGTCCGCTGCTCGTCACCGAGGAAGCCTCCGAGAATCTGTACCTCTCGGCGCGCAACCTGCCTTACGTGGAAGTCCGCGACGTGCAGGGACTCGATCCGGTCGCCCTCGTCGGCGCCGACTCGATCGTGTTCACGACCGATGCGGTCAAGAAGATCGAGGAGTGGCTGGCATGA
- the rpsS gene encoding 30S ribosomal protein S19, giving the protein MARSLKKGPFVDHHLAKKVETAGNNKKPIKTWSRRSMVLPEMVGFTIAVHNGKNHIPVLVNENMVGHKLGEFALTRTFKGHGGDKKSGK; this is encoded by the coding sequence ATGGCACGTTCACTCAAAAAGGGTCCGTTCGTCGACCACCATCTCGCGAAGAAGGTGGAGACCGCGGGCAACAACAAGAAGCCGATCAAGACCTGGTCGCGTCGCTCGATGGTGCTTCCGGAGATGGTGGGTTTCACCATCGCCGTGCACAACGGCAAGAACCACATCCCGGTGTTGGTCAACGAAAATATGGTTGGCCACAAGCTTGGCGAGTTCGCCCTGACCCGTACGTTCAAGGGTCACGGCGGCGACAAGAAGTCGGGCAAGTAA
- the tuf gene encoding elongation factor Tu has product MAKGKFERTKPHVNVGTIGHVDHGKTTLTAALTKVGAERFGGEFKAYDAIDAAPEEKARGITISTAHVEYESANRHYAHVDCPGHADYVKNMITGAAQMDGAILVCSAADGPMPQTREHILLSRQVGVPYIVVFLNKADMVDDAELLELVEMEVRELLTKYEFPGDDTPIIHGSARLALEGDQSEIGVPAILKLVDALDTFIPEPERAIDKPFLMPVEDVFSISGRGTVVTGRIERGIIKVGDEIEIVGIRPTQKTTVTGVEMFRKLLDQGQAGDNAGLLLRGTKRDDVERGQVLAKPGSITPHTEFEAEVYVLSKDEGGRHTPFFKGYRPQFYFRTTDITGAVTLPDGVEMVMPGDNIKMVVSLINPVAMDDGLRFAIREGGRTVGAGVVAKIIK; this is encoded by the coding sequence ATGGCTAAGGGTAAATTCGAGCGCACCAAGCCGCACGTGAACGTGGGCACCATCGGCCACGTGGACCACGGCAAGACCACGCTGACCGCAGCGCTGACCAAGGTGGGCGCTGAGCGTTTCGGCGGCGAGTTCAAGGCGTACGACGCGATCGACGCGGCGCCGGAAGAGAAGGCGCGCGGCATCACGATTTCGACGGCGCACGTCGAGTACGAATCGGCGAACCGCCACTACGCGCACGTGGACTGCCCGGGCCACGCCGACTACGTGAAGAACATGATCACGGGTGCGGCGCAGATGGACGGCGCGATTCTGGTGTGCTCGGCCGCTGACGGCCCGATGCCGCAGACGCGCGAGCACATCCTGCTGTCGCGTCAGGTCGGCGTGCCGTACATCGTCGTGTTCCTGAACAAGGCCGACATGGTGGACGACGCCGAGCTGCTCGAGCTGGTGGAGATGGAAGTTCGCGAGCTGCTGACCAAGTACGAGTTCCCGGGCGACGACACCCCGATCATCCACGGTTCGGCGCGTCTGGCGCTGGAAGGCGACCAGTCGGAAATCGGCGTGCCGGCGATCCTGAAGCTGGTGGACGCGCTGGACACGTTCATTCCGGAGCCGGAGCGCGCGATCGACAAGCCGTTCCTGATGCCGGTGGAAGACGTGTTCTCGATCTCGGGCCGCGGCACCGTGGTGACCGGCCGTATCGAGCGCGGCATCATCAAGGTGGGCGACGAAATCGAAATCGTCGGTATCCGTCCGACGCAGAAGACCACCGTGACCGGCGTGGAAATGTTCCGCAAGCTGCTGGACCAGGGTCAGGCGGGCGACAACGCCGGTCTGCTGCTGCGCGGCACCAAGCGTGACGACGTCGAGCGCGGCCAGGTGCTGGCCAAGCCGGGTTCGATCACCCCGCACACCGAGTTCGAAGCCGAGGTGTACGTGCTGTCGAAGGACGAGGGCGGCCGTCACACCCCGTTCTTCAAGGGCTACCGTCCGCAGTTCTACTTCCGCACGACCGACATCACCGGCGCGGTGACGCTGCCGGACGGCGTCGAGATGGTGATGCCGGGCGACAACATCAAGATGGTCGTGTCGCTGATCAACCCGGTGGCGATGGACGATGGCCTGCGCTTCGCGATCCGCGAAGGCGGCCGTACGGTCGGCGCCGGCGTGGTGGCGAAGATCATCAAGTGA
- the rpmC gene encoding 50S ribosomal protein L29 codes for MELKQLREKSADELKAHLVDLHKESFALRMQKATGQLAKTHEARRVRREIARVNMLLGQKK; via the coding sequence ATGGAACTCAAGCAACTGCGCGAGAAGTCGGCCGACGAGCTCAAGGCTCACCTGGTCGATCTGCACAAGGAGAGCTTCGCCCTCCGCATGCAGAAGGCCACCGGCCAGCTCGCCAAGACCCATGAGGCCCGCCGTGTTCGCCGCGAGATCGCTCGCGTGAACATGCTGCTGGGTCAGAAGAAGTAA
- the rpsH gene encoding 30S ribosomal protein S8: MSMTDPIADMLVRIKNAAAVRKQTVKMPSSKVKVAIAAVLKDEGYILDSRVVQTTPGKAELEISLKYYEGKPVIERLQRYSRSGLRQYRGKEALPKVLGGLGIAIISTSKGIMTDAQARQQGVGGEVLCFVA; the protein is encoded by the coding sequence ATGAGCATGACTGATCCCATCGCCGACATGCTGGTCCGCATCAAGAATGCGGCCGCTGTTCGGAAGCAGACGGTGAAGATGCCGTCGTCCAAGGTGAAGGTGGCCATCGCCGCCGTGCTGAAGGACGAGGGCTACATCCTGGACTCGCGCGTGGTGCAGACCACCCCGGGCAAGGCCGAACTCGAAATTTCGCTGAAGTACTACGAAGGCAAGCCGGTGATCGAGCGCCTGCAGCGCTACTCCCGTTCGGGCCTGCGTCAGTACCGCGGCAAGGAAGCGCTGCCGAAGGTCCTGGGCGGCCTGGGCATCGCCATCATCTCCACCTCGAAGGGCATCATGACCGATGCGCAGGCGCGCCAGCAGGGCGTCGGCGGTGAAGTCCTGTGCTTCGTGGCCTAA
- the rpsE gene encoding 30S ribosomal protein S5, protein MAEEQRAPRGRDRDRNREEIDDGMIEKLIAVNRVSKTVKGGRQFTFTALTVVGDGNGKVGFGYGKAREVPVAIQKSMEYARKAMNNVDLNNGTLWHAVKSGHGAAHVFMQPASEGTGVIAGGAMRAVLEAVGVKNVLAKATGSRNPINLVRATLKGLTGMHSPAKIAAKRGKKVEDLNHG, encoded by the coding sequence ATGGCTGAAGAACAGCGTGCACCGCGGGGTCGTGATCGCGACCGCAACCGCGAAGAGATCGACGACGGCATGATCGAGAAGCTGATCGCGGTCAACCGCGTCAGCAAGACCGTCAAGGGCGGTCGCCAGTTCACCTTCACCGCGCTGACGGTGGTGGGCGACGGCAACGGCAAGGTCGGCTTCGGCTACGGCAAGGCGCGCGAAGTGCCGGTCGCCATCCAGAAGTCGATGGAATACGCCCGCAAGGCGATGAACAACGTCGATCTGAACAACGGCACCCTGTGGCACGCCGTCAAGTCGGGCCACGGCGCGGCGCATGTGTTCATGCAGCCGGCGTCGGAAGGTACCGGCGTGATCGCCGGCGGCGCGATGCGCGCCGTGCTCGAAGCGGTCGGCGTCAAGAACGTGCTGGCCAAGGCCACCGGTTCGCGCAATCCGATCAACCTGGTCCGCGCCACGCTGAAGGGCCTGACCGGCATGCACTCGCCGGCCAAGATCGCGGCCAAGCGCGGCAAGAAGGTGGAGGATCTCAACCATGGCTAA
- the rplR gene encoding 50S ribosomal protein L18, producing the protein MNKNISRLRRAKSTRAHIRELGVPRLSVLRTGQHLYAQVFTADGSKVLAAASTVQADVKEGLKSGKNAEAAVKVGHAIAAKAKAAGIEKVAFDRSGYRYHGRIKALADAAREGGLKF; encoded by the coding sequence ATGAACAAGAACATTTCCCGCCTGCGTCGCGCCAAGTCCACCCGTGCGCACATCCGCGAGCTCGGCGTGCCGCGTCTGTCGGTGCTGCGCACCGGCCAGCACCTGTACGCCCAGGTCTTCACCGCCGACGGCTCCAAGGTCCTGGCTGCCGCCTCGACCGTGCAGGCCGACGTCAAGGAAGGCCTGAAGAGCGGCAAGAACGCCGAAGCCGCCGTCAAGGTCGGCCACGCGATCGCCGCCAAGGCCAAGGCCGCCGGCATCGAGAAGGTCGCATTCGACCGTTCGGGTTACCGCTACCACGGTCGCATCAAGGCTCTGGCCGATGCGGCGCGCGAAGGCGGCCTGAAGTTCTAA